In Hahella sp. HNIBRBA332, the genomic window GCCAGTTGCGGTTTATGCAAGGTCAGATCTGACGCCGGCGTTTTAATGCCGGAGCGACGCCAGTCTCTTTCCGCCTGCTCGGCCTCGCGCTGCTCCTGCTGCAACGCGTAATCGGCTTCGGCGAGCGTCTGCCTGGCGCTGGCGAGCGCTGCGCGATAATCGGTGGCGTCGATAACGAACAGTAATTCCCCTTTGGTGACGTGCGCTCCTGCGGTGAATACCTTTCCCACTTCAGTCACTTTGCCGGCCACATCCGCTTTTAGCTTCAGCTCATATTCCGGCGTCGCTTCCCCGTTCAACCTGAGCTGGTAGGGATAAGCGCCAGGGGTGCTTTCAATCACCGTCACCGCCGGCAGACTTTGATGCTTTTCACTCTGCATTGGCGCCGGCTTGTTGTTGATGGCGTAGGCAGTCGCCCACAACGCCAGCGGAATCGTCGTCAGCCCCAGCAGAGACACCCAGACCTTTCTGCGTCGGCGAGCTTTGGCGTCAGAATTTGCAGCGCTGCGCGCCGTATCTTCAGTGGAGGGTTTTACGATGGCGTTCATAGTGTCAGTCCAAGGGCCAGGCCCAGTGTAATTCGGTTGCTCATACGGTCGCGGCGCGTTTCCAGCAGCTGGGTCTGGGCGTCGAACAGGCTGCGCTGCGCCTGCAGAAGATCAGTGATGTCGGCCAGCCCCTGGGAGTACAACTCCTGGTAATGACTAAGACTGGATTCGGCGTGCTCCCTGGCGCTTTGATAGTGAGTCTGCTGCGCACTCAAACGACGCTCGCTTTCCAAAGCGCTTTCCACTTCATTGAGGGCGTTCAGCAGGGTTTCCCGATAGCTCCACCAGGCCCGCTCCGCCACACTGGCCTGGGCATCCGCGTTGGCTTTAATTTGTCCGCCGTTAAACAAAGGCGCCGTCATTGAGCCAAGCAGGCTCCAGGCCGGACTTTGTCGGAACAGGTCACTCACGCGCTCGCCGCTGTCGGATAAGGAGGCGGACAGGGAAAATCCAGGCAGCAGGTTCTTGTGGGCTGCGCTGGCGCGAGCGTCTTCCGCCAGAATTCGACGGTAGGCGGCCTTCAGATCGGGGCGCGCGCCGATCACCTGCATAGGCGTGTCCGCCTGGGGCAACATCACCTCCGGCAAGATTTCCGCGGTTTGACTCGACGTTTGCGGCAGTCTTCCCAACAGCACATTCAGCGTGCGCAGACGGTCGTGATAGGTTTGGCTCAATTGTTCCAGTTGAGCTTTGGCGTTGGCGGTGGATAAACGCGCCGCATCCAGATCGGCGAGATCGCCAAGTCCGCTCTGAAACCGCTCCAGGATGGTGGTTTCGGTGAGTTGCAGGCTGTCCATACGCGCCTGCTGAATAGCCAGCCGGCTCTTATCAGCGGACAAAGCAATCCAGGTTTGCATTACCTGCGCCGCCAGGGAGGCTTTAGCGGCGTTCAAGTCTTCTTCCGCGGCGGCATAGTCTTCGCGCGCAGCGTTGCTTTGATCGCTGAGGCGCCCCCAGATATCCAGTTCCCAGGACAAGTTCAGGCCGGCCGAGTATGTGCTGTGGGCGTCCACCTCGTCGCTTCCTGAGCGCTCGCCCTTGGCGCTGGCGGACACTTCGGGTATGCGGGAAGCGTTCTGCGCCGTCAGGCTGAACCCGCTTTCACGCAAGCGCAGCGCCGTCTGACGCAAGTCAGGATTGGCCTGCATGGCCTCTTGCAACAGGCCTTGTAATTGCGCGTCGGCAATCAGGTCTGTCAGGCTCTCCAGCGCGACGCCCTCACCCAGCGCCTGATCCCAGGCGGCGGGCGTCTCCATTTTTTCCAGGTTGCTTGCCTGCTTAACCGGCGTCAAACTGCAGGCGGTCAACGACAGCAGCAGCGCAGGAATAATGCATCGTTTAAATTGAAGTACTACGGACAATTTCGTCGACCCCGATATGATTGATACGACAATGGCGACATCCTATCGGGAAACGGGTTAACGGCCGGTTAACGCTGGCGTGGATACCGCAGAAATAGCGGATGCGCCGCCATAGCCGATCAGATTCATCGTTGCAGCGACTGATCAAGCCTTTTTCGAATAAGCAGAAGGATTCAACATGTTATTAGAACTCGCTATCGGCGACGCTTACGGCGCTGGTTTCGAATACGCTTCCAACAAGATTGTGCGCGAGAACAACTTCGGCGAGCAGTACATCCAACACCAGCGACACACCACTATTCTGCCGGGCCAGTACACCGACGACGCTCAAATGGCGATCGCCGTAGCGGAGGCCCTGATCGCCGAACAGCATTGGAACGAGACTATTCTCGCCGGCTACTTTCTTAACGCTTTCAAGCGTGATCAGAGAGAGGGATACGCCAAAGGCTTCTATGATTTTCTCTGTAGCGTAGAGACGGCGGAGGAATTTCTGGCCCGCATCAAACCCGACAGCGAGAAAAGTGGAGCCGCCATGCGCGCCAGTCCCATCGGCGTGTTGGCGGATGAGAAGCAAGTCATCGAATACTGCGCACTACAGGCGAAAGTCACCCATAACACGCCGCTCGGCGTAAACGCCGCCCTCGCCGCTGCATTGATGACGCACTATTTCATTTACGACCTCGGCCCGAAACAGGACCTTGGCGAATACATCGCCTCCAAAGTCCCCGGCGATTGGAATGCTCCCTGGAAAGGTAAAGTCGGCGCCTTGGGCGTGGATTCCACTCGCGCCGCCATCACGGCAGTCATAGCGGAAAAAGACCTCAAATCTATTCTGCTTAAATGCATCGCTTACACGGGGGATACGGACACCGTCGCCACTATCGCCCTGGCTGCAGCCGCGTGCTCAAAAGAGGTAGACAAAAACCTTCCACAGTCGCTTTTCGACAATTTGGAAAGAGGCGCATACGGCTATGATTACATCGCATCGCTGGATAAAAAGCTGATGGAGCTGGTGAAATAAAAGTCGCTTACGCCTGATCGAACGCGCAGGCGTAAGCCTAACGAAATATTATGTGACGCACGGCGGTTTTTCGTTATTTTTTCATTGCATATCAATCGTTTGAAAAGCATAAATGTCGGCTCACAAGAAACGGATAAAGTGTAACGGAGTACGCGCCAAAGATTGCCTCTCCCTGCCCTTCATAGTGTTTCAAACAATCTCAAATGCACACAGTAAGTGGTAACAGGACATGCCAGTTTTTGCATATCAGTCGTTAAACTCCAACGCCAGTAGCGACCATGGCGTCAGCGCCTCAAACTCGCAACATTTTACCCGGATGACTCACGATCATTCCGCTACTAATCATCAGGGCCCCTGGCTGCTGGTGCCGCCGACTAATCCCGCCGTCGAGCCACATGAACTGCTTCATGGCCCTTCTCAGATGATTTCTACGGCGTCAGCAGGGCACATGAATAAAGGACAACACGATAACGCTTCCTTTCGGAGCCTGGTGGAGGGCAAGGCGCGCCTGAATCATCAGCATTTAGGCCAAGCTTTCGGAAAGAGTTGCGACCTGATGGTTTTTGGTGAATTGAACAGCGAGCATGCAGAATGGGCCACACTGAAAAATAGCGCCGGCCCGATATTCAAAACGTCGACGCCCGCCAAAGCATGTAACTGCTTCAGTGTGCACGCCACCAATAACAGCCAGCATCGCTTCGCAGGCGACGGCCAAGGTTGGATCGCTATCAAGAGTTATGGCGTCCTGGCGGTCTTCGTACATGTTCCCAACTCAGTCGCCAAATCAGCAGACGCAGCCAAGGTATTTTACGGCGCCATTCGCAACCAATTACTGCAAAGCAATGCAGGGGTTATCGACATCATCATGGGCGACACTAACCAGGGAAGTAACGACTTTACCCACACCGTAGTCAGCGAAGCCTTGGGCCAAACCTTCGCTGATGCGCACACAGGCTCATCGATACAACCATTCGACGCTCACAATAGAGAGTTTCAGGGCACAAACAGCACGGGAACCAAAAAATACGACGTGGCGGTTTACAATACCCAATCAGTTAGAGTCAATCGCCTGATCTACCTTTCTCAGTTCGCTCCCACCAGCCACCAAAGCTGGGAAGCCGTGGCCATCACCGATCATATGGGTATAGGTGTGGAGGTTGAGCGGATATAACTGCGCGACAACAGCTCGAATAGCTTTCAGATTGGGGACCCCATAAACGGTCCCTTACTCAACTTCCGTGTTCAAACCTAAATTCTCTTCGCTCCTATTTACCCAATAGAGGCTAGTCTCTACGCCCTATTCTTCCAGTTTGTTAAGTTTTGTAACATGAATTTTTCGTTAGTGTGCAATCAAGGTTTGGAAGAAGATGAGCAGAATGGATTTTGATGTTGAAGTAAAACTACTCAAGACATCTCCCGATACCATATTAACCCCTCTATGCATCCCTGATTTCCAGGAACTCAAGTCGAATACCACGAAAAACAAAGACTTTATTACCTTTGAAATACAAGTAAAGAACCAGTCTGTTGATAAGCTTTATATAAATATTTCTGATGGTGATTTTCTCGTATTTCAAATAGAGTTACCTGCAAGTATGCGCGAAACAGGCATCCATAAGTGGGAGTGGGATGGCTACGACAGAGTAGGCACCCTTGATACCAAGATACTTAAAAGCAGCAAGCTTAAAGTAACTGTTACTGCAAAAAAAGATCATAAAACAAAGTTCAGTACTTTGTTTCTTAAAGGGGAAGCCGCCCAAGAAGACTGGCTGGATCTGAAAATTGACAGGAGTGATAGGCGAGTATACGTTGAATTGAGATTGAACTTAAAAGATGGCGGGGCTAGAGGCGTAGGAAAGCTCCCGCCAGAAGAAGCATTCCAAGGAAAGGAAAATATGCATTGGAGCGATGCTTTCACTGAAAGACACATAAGACACAAAAGCTTCACAGACCTAAAACATTTAGTCTTCCTTGGTGTAAAGAAATATTGGTCCAGAAGTGTAAGCATCAATACAGGACACCAATGTACATCCTACAAAGTAATACTGAATCCCATTCCAAATTTAGACAAGGCTATGGATGACATTTCCATATCCTACAACACTAATGGACCAATTCTCAGATCAAGTAACCCAGGAAAAATTAGAGGATTAATTTCACTAATTGGAAATATAGCTCCTGAAGATATCGTTTATAATGTAGGTTGGGTTAAAATCAGTGGAATATGGCGCTTCTATTTCGCCTCACATGCAGATCAAGAGTTTATGTCCACAGCTGCACATGAGATTGGCCATGAGCTATTAAGCGCCTATAGTGGAGCAAATAATTCATACAGTCACAAAGGCTCATCTTTTCTACTGACACAGTCTCCTAAGCCTACTTTTATGGGAGGGAGTTCTTATCCTGAGAGTTCAGAAATAGATTTGATGAAATACTACAATGGCGCAACACCTTCTGATTTTTATGATAGGCAAATTGCAACTGAAAAAGATGTCCGCTCACTAATCTGGATTTCAAGGATAAAGTTCAAATGAGAAAAGCTTTAGTAACCGCAACTGCCATACTAGCCTTATCTGGTTGCTGCCTTGACTCCTCTTACTCAGTCAGAGGAGTAGTTCCAACCAATATTATCATTAAAAACAATACAAATAACACTATTAATATAGAAAAGTTCTATGCCGCACCAGACGCTAACGCTATGTTTTCAATGGAAAGCTTTCGCCTACATCCAAGCGAAGACTCAGAAGTATTACAAATGACCATCTCCTCGTTTGATGCTATCGTCGATAGGAAGTTTTATTTCTTTGGTGCATGCGAGGGATCAGAGAGCCAGTTATCTCCTGGTGAAAACTTTAGACTTGAGAGATCTGAAGGATACTGGCTAGCGACAATAATCATTGATGATTGCAGCTATTTTCACCCACAGGAAAAATTATAAGGAAGCGACATGAAAACCTCGGCAATAAGTCTGCTTTTTCTTTTATCGACAGGTATCACAGGTTGCTGCACAACTTATATTCCGGACGTAGATATCCCTTTAACAGCTGAGCTTAAATTGAGAAACGTATCTGACAGTTCTCTGATCATCAAAAAGCTGCAGTCAAAGGAAGATAAGCAGCGTATTTTTTCCTTCCCACCGACTCAACTGGCCTCAGGAAAGACAGTTTCGTTCCCAGTGTCAGAGAAGACATATTCGCTTGTCAAAGCTGGGGATTTCGAAGTTAGCTATCAATGCTCAATGGCGGAAAGATATTTTGGAAAAGAGTCTGTATCAGTTGCCTCCAATGATACCGCCGCCTTACAAAGTGTGGAAATAGAGTTCAGTCAATGCGCCACTGAGGGTGAGTGAGCAGGGGTTTTCTCTTACTCTTACCTATTCTCCTCGGCGGCTGCTGTCTTGATGGCCCGTATCAATACAACAGCTTTGTTCCTGTGGATTTGGTCGTCAAGAACCAGACAGACAAAGACGTATATATCAGAACTGTCTATAACTTTGATACCAGAGTCGCAGGTTTTACAACCAGAAGCATGTCGTTAAGCCCAGGAGAGCTGTCTGAGACGGCAAGTGTCGCCATAAACAGCTTTGACGCAATTGTGTCTGACCAATATTTTGTTAGCGGCGCATGTGGCGAGTTCGATAACAGTCAGGTCCCCGGGAGCCGACTCCGGGTAGAAGCCTCAACTAAGCCAGTGTATCGGCTATTAATCGTCATTGATAACTGCGACGCGTTTAAGTAAATATGAAACTGACCCACACTGCCTTATTCTTCATTACAGTCATTACGCTGTCAGGATGCTGCAATTACCAACGGCCAAATATTGATATTCTGCTTTCTGAAACGATTGAAATAAGCAATCCATCAGCCATGCCGCTGGCCATTCTGGAAATTCGAAGTACGCCGGATAGCCCTTACAGATTCAAGTTCCCTCGGGTATCAGTGGATGCTGGCGGTCGCATTAATTACCAGATTACAGAAGAGTCCTACTTAGGATTTAGTCAGGGGGAGTTTATTGTACAGGCTCAATGTGGCGGCTCTGAAACGGTGTTCGGAAAAGAGCGGTTTAAAATAGACTCAAAGGCGCTAGATAGCCACCAGCCCATATCGATTGACCCTGTAAATAATTCTGTGTATCTGCCTGGTTATTAAAGATACTCCGTTAAGCGATCTTCGAACTCGATCATAAATCGGTTCAGCGCTGACTTCCAATTCCTGATCGGCATCGTCCATTTCTTCGACGCATCCATGATCGCCAGATACACCACCTTTCTCGCGGAATCATCCGTGGGGAACAGCTTCCGTTTCTTGATCACTTTCCTAATGACGCTGTTAAGGGACTCAATGGCATTGGTCGTGTAGATGGCCCTGCGAATGTCTTCCGGGTAGCGGAACAGAGTGTTGAGGTTCTCCCAGTGAAGCCGCCAGGATCGGCTGATCTGGGGATATTTCTCATCCCATCGTTCGGCAAACCTGTCCAGCTCTGAGAGGGCTTCCTCCTCGGTGGCCGATTGGTAGATCCGCTTCAGATCTGTTGTGACCGGCTTATAGTCTTTCCACGGCACATACTTCACCGCATTGCGCACCATGTGCACAATACAGAGCTGTATCTGGGTTTGGGGATACACGGTATTGATCGCTTCGGGGAAACCCTTCAGGCCGTCCACACAGGCGATCAGAATGTCCTTCACGCCCCGGTTCTGCAACTCGGTCAGCACATTCAGCCAGAACTTCGCCCCTTCGGTTTCCGAGAGCCACATCCCTAGCAATTCTTTGTGGCCTTCCAGGTTGACCCCCAGGGCCAGATAGATCGCTTTGTTGATCACCTGCTTGTCCTGGCGGATCTTCACCACAATGCAGTCCAGGTACACGATGGGATAAACCGCATCCAGAGGACGAGACTGCCATTCCACCACCTGCTCAATCACGGCATCCGTGACTTTGGAGATTAAGGTGGGAGAGACATCCGCGCCATACATTTCCTTAAAGGTGGCCACGATCTCTCGGGTGCTCATGCCTTTGGCGTAGAGGCTGAGAATCTTGTCGTCCATGGTGGTGAAGCGGGTCTGCTGCTTCTTGACCAGTAGAGGCTCAAAGCTGCCCTGACGATCTCTGGGAGTATTAACTTCAAACTGACCGTCCTCGGTACGGAGGGTCTTGCTGGAATAGCCGTTACGGCTATTGTCTGAATTTGAAGATTGATGTTTCTCGTATCCCAGATGCACATCCAGCTCTGCATTGAGCGCGGCTTCCACGGTCGCCTTGGTGAGCATCTGACGGAACTCGTTGAGATCCTTTTCTGTTTTCAGAGATTTGGCTGCCTCACGGGCAAATGCTTCTAATTCTTTCTGGTTCATTGTCTACCTATCCTTAACCCCGCTATAGGGTACTAGTGATAGGCAGATACACAAATTAAATTACAGTCTCTATCGATTACGCTGCTAAACTGCCCTGACGGCTAATTGCAGTTCGTAACATCACAATGACAGCGCCTTCCGCACCGCTGACAATAAGTTTTCCGGCAGTTCTTTATTTTTGGTGAGGATTGCGTCGAATTGGATTTCTTCCGGTTTAAGGCCCTGACGGCTGGTGATGAGTATGGCGGGGATTTTGTGATTGCGGGCTTGCGAAGCGCGTAAGGCGGCGACCACCGCAAGGCTGTTAAGTTCTTTGAGTTCGCCGCCGGCGATAATGAAATCGAAATGTTCACGTAGCAGACGACCCAGTGCGTTCAGGCCGTTCTGCTCCCACACCAGACGCACTGGAAGAGGCTCCAATGCCTGTTGGTAGTAACTGGCCAGGGTTTGCGAAGATTCCGCCAGTAAGCCGGATTTGCGTTTTTCCAGCACCCGGTGGTTCAAACGTTCCAATTCACTTTCGATATCCGACTGCTGCATGAGTTCGCTGCGGTGGACGACGCTGACCCGGCGCAGCAGATCGAGATAAGCCAGCGCATTGTTGGCGGAACTGGCGTCAAGAGCGGCGTTTGCGCCCAGCTCAGCAAGAAAGCTTTCCAATTGATGGCAGATGGTGGTCACCACGTTCAACCCATGGGTGCCACCCGCCCCTTTGACATTATGGATACCGCGATAGAGTTCGTTGAACACTTCCTTGTTCGCGCCATCTCTTTCCAACGACAAAATCAACTCTTCAAGCTTGTTGCAACGTTCATCCAGCTCCTGCAGAAAACGTTCCCGCATATTCGCCAAAATGGCGGCGAAGGTTTCGGTATCCATTGCCATCCAGACCACCTTCTTTAAATAGCATTCGCCAACGCTAATTTTATTTGAATGCTATTAATCCTAGCACTTCCAGCGCAGAGTTATTGTAAAGATTACGATATCGGAATATCGCGCCGGACAATGTGTTTATGTTCGTTCAGGAGGAACGCTGCACATCAGCGTTTGCAACTGCCTTCTACACTAGTTGGGGATACCTAAAACGTCAGACAGTTAAAAGCGTTCCGTCACTTCTTGGGGAGCATTAGATCTACTTGTTTGACCAGACCACATCCTCGCTTAAGCTGGCCCCTGCAGGTTATAGACCCGCCTTTCAGGGCGTCTATCCATAAATCGGAACAGGAAATATTAATAGCGCCGCACTGGGATTACATCTATTCTTAATATGTTCATTCCCGGACGGATAGGACGCCGCCATGTCGACAGAGGATTTGCAGAAAGCGTTCCAGCTCTCTGCGGAGTTGTTGCAAAACCAGTCTTATCACGATTTAACGCAGAACCTGATCAGTCTCCTTCGTAGCATCGAAGGCGTTGACGAAGTTTCCGCTTACGAGATATTCAGCTCCGCGCCGCCAGCCTCCAATAGTAAAAATCCGCGAAGCGATATACTGGTGCGACGCTTTCCCCTTATCTCCAATGATGATTTCGACAATCAAAACGCCGACGTATTGAAGAATATAATCGCCGAATCGCAAGGCGGCGTGGGATATTGGATTGGGAGCGCCGCGCCGACGATTTACTACGATGTCGCCAGCGCTTTGGAGCCCCGGCGCATCATCCTGATAAAAGGCGCTGTCAGCACTTACGATTTTGAAGTGATCAGAGGTCTATATGGCGTCTACAGTAATCAGGTGACGCTGCTCGACGCCAGAGAAAGAGACCCGCTCACCCGCCTGTTGAATCGGGGGGCCATGGATAGAACGCTGGAACAGGTGGTTGACTTCTATCACCTGAAGCAACCTGAGGAAGCAACTCAGTCTTCCTGGCTCGCCCTGTTGGATATCGATAATACAGCGCCCGCTAACGGAGCTAATGGCGATGAGACCCTGCTGCAGGTGTCATTACTGTTGAAAAAGGGTTTTCGTTCTTCCGATCTGCTATTCCGCCTTGATGGCGAGGAATTTGTGGTCATCGTAAATCAGACAGACAAGGAAGGCGTGGAGACCTCTCTGGAGCGATTCCGCAAAAACGTCGCCTCACACCCCTTCCCCGCCGGCAAAATTAACGTCAGCATCGGCTTCACGCAGGTGTCCCCGGAATGTCCCACGCCGCAATTAATCGAAAGCGCGGATCTGGCGCTGTACCAAGCGAAATCCGACGCCGGCGCCGCCATCGTGTACAACGATGCGCTGCGCCAGAAACAAAGTCCGATGGATGATGTGGAGTGCTATTGAGAAAAAACTTCAGCACCGGCGCGGGAAAGAATCACTCATCTTCATCAGTTAAGTCATCAATCCTGATTTCAATGTGGCCGTCCGGCATTTCCGTCGTATAGTTTTCCAGAAACTCCGAGTATTCCTCTGAATTTCGCAATAATGAGCGTCCCGCCTGAATCAGGGTGTCGATTTCCCGATTGCTCAGTTCCAGTGAAGTTGGCAGGCTGTTGAAGAACTCTTTCAGCGAAGGCGATGTGAAGGACTGAAAATTGACTTCGATAAAGTAATAGGGAATCCGCCCAAAGCGCTGAAATCCTCTGACGATACGATCATCCTGATCTTGCAGAATCGCCCGGGACTCCACGTTATAGCGCTGAATTTGCGCATTGGTGACGGCGTCAATGGTGTCCGTAATGGAGGGCTTGTTAGGGCTTTCATCAATACCTCGTTTCGGCCTGACTTCCGCATTGACCAGGATCACCGCCACCCGTTTCACTTTCTTGGTGTGATCCTGGGCGGCGTTTTCCAGTTCAGCCAACTGCAGACCGTCTATCACCCCTCGCAAGCCCAGGTTATCCGAAATGCCGCCATCCACCAGATGAATATAAGGATGCTGCTCGCTGTCGTTATAGGACAGCAGACCGCTGACCAGCTCCCGTTGGCGAATATCCAGTGGCTTGGACTCGTTCAACATGCGAAACATGGCGGATTCGCTCAGGTCGCAGTCACCACCGTGATTTTTCAATACGATGGAAGGAAACGCCACCGGCACCGCCGAGGACGCGGTCACCGCCCGCGCCACATTAAACTTATCCAGGTCCGAGCACAGTAGATCAAAGGTATCCTGATCAAAGGAGAAACGATTCCCCTGACTCAGATCCGTAGCGTTGATATTAATGAAAGGACGGCGGCTCAGCGGGATATCGGCGAAGGTCTTACCCTTGAAGATATAGTTGTCATAATACTCAACCGCCATTTCCGTCCGGTCAAAGCGAGTGAACAGCGAACGCCACCAATACCCCGGACTCAGCAACTGCCACAGTAATGCGCCCTGCACGCTCTGGCGGAGAAATACTTTCTCGTAGTCCGAAAACAGCTTATCGCCAAACAATCCGTAATAGGCGGCGGTGAAACTGCCTCCTGATACAGCGGAGATATAATCCACCTCATCCAGCAAACGGGTTTTGACGCCATCGATTTCAATGCGTGTGTCCTTCAACTCCTCCATGACGCCATAGGACAACGCAGAAGCCCGCGTGCCGCCGCCTGAAAAGGCCAGGATCAACAGGGTTTCCCCCAGGTCGTTGTCGCGCTGGTATGTGCGGAAGCGGTAAGCGTGGTCGCTGTTGTAGGATTTAATCGGTTCGTTTTGCGGCTTGAACTGGCTCGCACACCCGCTGCACAACGCTGCGAGGAGAATCAACACACTGCTGGATCTGACTAACGAATACATGACTCTGATTCAAACGCGTTTAATACCAGGAAGCCGCCGTATAACGACCGTTTTTCGCCGCGCCTTGGAGTGCCTCAACGCGCGGGTTGTTGATAAAAGCCGAAAGCGCCTTACTTAACCCAACGCGCACTATAACCTATTCCACATGGAAATCAGATGAATGCGGCAATCGCCTGGGCCGCCATGTCCACATAGAGCTCCTTTTGTCCCACCGGCGCCGCATAGGCGATCACGTCTCTAGCCGCCTCTTCTCCCAAGCTGCGCCAGATCACCCACATAGCCAGATAGGTGGCGGACAGGCAGCCTCCCGCCGTGGCGATATTACCCGTAGCGTGAAACGGGCCTTCCACCACCTGCGCGCCCAGGCTCTGCAAAACCGGTCCCGTAGTCGCATCCGTGCACACCGGCGTGTTATTCAACAGTCCCAGGCTATGTAAAAACAAAGCGCCGGAACATTGCGAGCCGATAAACTGAATGTCCGGGTCAAGATGAAATGCCGACATAATGCTGTCATTTTTCACATGTTCGCGGGTTTGCACACCACTGCCGAACAACACCGCATCCGCTTCGCTGGCGAACATCAGCGGCCGCTGCGCAGTGATCTTGACGCCATTCATCGACAAGGCGTGCATCGAGGGGCAAGCGAGTTCCGCCCGCCAGCCCGGTTGCTTCACCCGATTGAGCAGGGTGAGCGCCATAAAGGAATCCATTTCATTGAATCCGTCGCATGTGACTATGGCTA contains:
- a CDS encoding TolC family protein, giving the protein MSVVLQFKRCIIPALLLSLTACSLTPVKQASNLEKMETPAAWDQALGEGVALESLTDLIADAQLQGLLQEAMQANPDLRQTALRLRESGFSLTAQNASRIPEVSASAKGERSGSDEVDAHSTYSAGLNLSWELDIWGRLSDQSNAAREDYAAAEEDLNAAKASLAAQVMQTWIALSADKSRLAIQQARMDSLQLTETTILERFQSGLGDLADLDAARLSTANAKAQLEQLSQTYHDRLRTLNVLLGRLPQTSSQTAEILPEVMLPQADTPMQVIGARPDLKAAYRRILAEDARASAAHKNLLPGFSLSASLSDSGERVSDLFRQSPAWSLLGSMTAPLFNGGQIKANADAQASVAERAWWSYRETLLNALNEVESALESERRLSAQQTHYQSAREHAESSLSHYQELYSQGLADITDLLQAQRSLFDAQTQLLETRRDRMSNRITLGLALGLTL
- a CDS encoding GGDEF domain-containing protein, with amino-acid sequence MSTEDLQKAFQLSAELLQNQSYHDLTQNLISLLRSIEGVDEVSAYEIFSSAPPASNSKNPRSDILVRRFPLISNDDFDNQNADVLKNIIAESQGGVGYWIGSAAPTIYYDVASALEPRRIILIKGAVSTYDFEVIRGLYGVYSNQVTLLDARERDPLTRLLNRGAMDRTLEQVVDFYHLKQPEEATQSSWLALLDIDNTAPANGANGDETLLQVSLLLKKGFRSSDLLFRLDGEEFVVIVNQTDKEGVETSLERFRKNVASHPFPAGKINVSIGFTQVSPECPTPQLIESADLALYQAKSDAGAAIVYNDALRQKQSPMDDVECY
- a CDS encoding IS256 family transposase, encoding MNQKELEAFAREAAKSLKTEKDLNEFRQMLTKATVEAALNAELDVHLGYEKHQSSNSDNSRNGYSSKTLRTEDGQFEVNTPRDRQGSFEPLLVKKQQTRFTTMDDKILSLYAKGMSTREIVATFKEMYGADVSPTLISKVTDAVIEQVVEWQSRPLDAVYPIVYLDCIVVKIRQDKQVINKAIYLALGVNLEGHKELLGMWLSETEGAKFWLNVLTELQNRGVKDILIACVDGLKGFPEAINTVYPQTQIQLCIVHMVRNAVKYVPWKDYKPVTTDLKRIYQSATEEEALSELDRFAERWDEKYPQISRSWRLHWENLNTLFRYPEDIRRAIYTTNAIESLNSVIRKVIKKRKLFPTDDSARKVVYLAIMDASKKWTMPIRNWKSALNRFMIEFEDRLTEYL
- a CDS encoding patatin-like phospholipase family protein, coding for MYSLVRSSSVLILLAALCSGCASQFKPQNEPIKSYNSDHAYRFRTYQRDNDLGETLLILAFSGGGTRASALSYGVMEELKDTRIEIDGVKTRLLDEVDYISAVSGGSFTAAYYGLFGDKLFSDYEKVFLRQSVQGALLWQLLSPGYWWRSLFTRFDRTEMAVEYYDNYIFKGKTFADIPLSRRPFININATDLSQGNRFSFDQDTFDLLCSDLDKFNVARAVTASSAVPVAFPSIVLKNHGGDCDLSESAMFRMLNESKPLDIRQRELVSGLLSYNDSEQHPYIHLVDGGISDNLGLRGVIDGLQLAELENAAQDHTKKVKRVAVILVNAEVRPKRGIDESPNKPSITDTIDAVTNAQIQRYNVESRAILQDQDDRIVRGFQRFGRIPYYFIEVNFQSFTSPSLKEFFNSLPTSLELSNREIDTLIQAGRSLLRNSEEYSEFLENYTTEMPDGHIEIRIDDLTDEDE
- a CDS encoding ADP-ribosylglycohydrolase family protein gives rise to the protein MLLELAIGDAYGAGFEYASNKIVRENNFGEQYIQHQRHTTILPGQYTDDAQMAIAVAEALIAEQHWNETILAGYFLNAFKRDQREGYAKGFYDFLCSVETAEEFLARIKPDSEKSGAAMRASPIGVLADEKQVIEYCALQAKVTHNTPLGVNAALAAALMTHYFIYDLGPKQDLGEYIASKVPGDWNAPWKGKVGALGVDSTRAAITAVIAEKDLKSILLKCIAYTGDTDTVATIALAAAACSKEVDKNLPQSLFDNLERGAYGYDYIASLDKKLMELVK
- a CDS encoding DJ-1/PfpI family protein produces the protein MKIAIVTCDGFNEMDSFMALTLLNRVKQPGWRAELACPSMHALSMNGVKITAQRPLMFASEADAVLFGSGVQTREHVKNDSIMSAFHLDPDIQFIGSQCSGALFLHSLGLLNNTPVCTDATTGPVLQSLGAQVVEGPFHATGNIATAGGCLSATYLAMWVIWRSLGEEAARDVIAYAAPVGQKELYVDMAAQAIAAFI
- a CDS encoding Hpt domain-containing protein, coding for MAMDTETFAAILANMRERFLQELDERCNKLEELILSLERDGANKEVFNELYRGIHNVKGAGGTHGLNVVTTICHQLESFLAELGANAALDASSANNALAYLDLLRRVSVVHRSELMQQSDIESELERLNHRVLEKRKSGLLAESSQTLASYYQQALEPLPVRLVWEQNGLNALGRLLREHFDFIIAGGELKELNSLAVVAALRASQARNHKIPAILITSRQGLKPEEIQFDAILTKNKELPENLLSAVRKALSL